CGCGGGGCGACACTTGCGCCGCTGTCACTGCTCACGACGGGTGTGGTGTGGGCGCAGGAGGCGGCGCCGCTGACACTGGAAGAACGCCTGGCAGCACTCGAAACCGCAACCGCCGTGCCGGCCTATGTGGACAACAGCTACCTGTTCCTGATCGGCGGCCTCGTCGTCATGTTCATGGCCGCCGGGTTCTGTATGCTCGAGGCGGGCCTCGTGCGCTCCAAGAACGCCGCGATGCAGTCGATGAAGAACGTGCTGCTGTTCGCCGTCGCCGGCCTGATGTTCTGGCTCACTGGCTACAACCTCGCCTATCCGGGCGACGCCACGCTGATGACCGGCCTCCTGCCCACCAATCTCGCCATCTGGTCGCCGGCCCCGCTGGAGGAAGCCAATGGCGGCTACTCCTCGGGCTCCGACTGGTTCTTCCAGATGGTGTTCGTCGCCACCGCGGCCTCGATCGTGTCCGGCACCGTTGCCGAGCGCGTGAAGCTGATGCCGTTCCTCCTGTTCACCGTTGTCCTCACCGGCGTCATCTATCCGGTGGTCGTGTCGTGGGAATGGGGCGGCGGCTACCTTGACGCCCAGTGGGGCTTCTCGGACTTCGCCGGCTCGACCCTGGTGCACTCCGTCGGCGGCTGGGCAGCCCTTGCAGGCGCCCTGATCATCGGCCCGCGCACCGGCAAGTATTTCGGCAAGAACGTCAACCCGATGCCGGGCTCCAACATCCCGCTCGCCGCCCTCGGCACGCTGATCCTGTGGCTCGGCTGGTTCGGCTTCAACGGCGCCTCGCAGCTCGCTGCCGGCACCATCACCGACATCAACTCCGTCTCGATCATCTTCGTGAACACGAACATGGCCGCTGTCGGTGGTTGCCTCGCCGCGGCCGTCACCACCGCCGTGCTCTACAAGGGCAAGATCGACGCCACGATGGTCTTCAACGGTGTCAT
The genomic region above belongs to Acidobacteriota bacterium and contains:
- the amt gene encoding ammonium transporter, giving the protein MGRLTGLLIRGATLAPLSLLTTGVVWAQEAAPLTLEERLAALETATAVPAYVDNSYLFLIGGLVVMFMAAGFCMLEAGLVRSKNAAMQSMKNVLLFAVAGLMFWLTGYNLAYPGDATLMTGLLPTNLAIWSPAPLEEANGGYSSGSDWFFQMVFVATAASIVSGTVAERVKLMPFLLFTVVLTGVIYPVVVSWEWGGGYLDAQWGFSDFAGSTLVHSVGGWAALAGALIIGPRTGKYFGKNVNPMPGSNIPLAALGTLILWLGWFGFNGASQLAAGTITDINSVSIIFVNTNMAAVGGCLAAAVTTAVLYKGKIDATMVFNGVIAGLVSITAEPLTPTIGQAVLIGAVGGVFVVLAVPLLDKLKIDDVVGAIPAHLVCGIWGTMIVPLSHGGAIGPNEAGDPSYLGQAVGVGLTAVFVLAASTVVWLVLKFTLGVRASEEDEMMGMDRAEVGLEAYPEFSNR